The Kosakonia sacchari SP1 genome includes a window with the following:
- the ftsP gene encoding cell division protein FtsP, with product MSLSRRQFLQASGVALCAGAVPLRANAAGPQPPLPIPPLLESRRGQPLFMTLQRAHWSFATGTRAQVSGINGRYLGPTIRVWNGDDVKLIYSNRLAENVAMTVSGLQVPGPLIGGAARMMTANNDWAPVLPIRQSAGTLWYHANTPNRTAQQVYNGLAGMWLVEDEISKTLPIPKHYGVDDFPVIIQDKRLDNFGTPEYSEPGSGGFVGDTLMVNGAQSPYVEVSRGWVRLRLLNASNSRRYQLQMSDGRALHVIAGDQGFLPAPVSVKQLSLAPGERREVLVDMTNGDEVSITCGEAASIMDRLRGFFEPSSILISTLVLTLRPTGLLPLVTDTLPMRLLPSDIQAGTPTRNRDITLGSDPGINGQLWDTQRIDITAQQGTWERWTVRAEMPQSFHMEGVMFQVRNVNGAMPFPEDRGWKDTVWIDGQVELLVWFGQPSWPHFPFLYQSQTLEMADRGSVGQLLVNPAP from the coding sequence ATGTCACTCAGTCGGCGTCAGTTTCTTCAGGCATCCGGGGTTGCGCTTTGTGCAGGCGCGGTGCCGCTGAGGGCAAATGCTGCCGGGCCGCAACCGCCGCTGCCCATTCCTCCGCTGCTGGAATCCCGGCGCGGCCAGCCGCTGTTTATGACCTTACAACGCGCGCACTGGTCGTTTGCCACCGGCACAAGGGCGCAGGTTTCCGGCATCAACGGGCGCTATCTCGGACCGACAATCCGCGTCTGGAATGGCGATGACGTTAAGCTGATTTACAGCAACCGGCTGGCGGAAAACGTGGCGATGACCGTGAGCGGATTGCAGGTGCCAGGCCCGCTTATCGGCGGCGCGGCGCGCATGATGACCGCCAATAACGACTGGGCGCCGGTACTGCCGATCCGCCAGAGCGCGGGGACGTTGTGGTATCACGCCAATACGCCGAACCGCACCGCGCAGCAGGTGTATAACGGCCTCGCCGGGATGTGGCTGGTTGAAGATGAGATTAGCAAAACGCTGCCGATCCCTAAGCACTACGGCGTAGATGATTTCCCGGTCATTATTCAGGATAAACGGCTGGATAATTTCGGCACGCCGGAATACAGCGAGCCGGGCAGCGGGGGATTTGTCGGTGATACGCTGATGGTCAACGGTGCGCAAAGTCCGTATGTCGAAGTCTCTCGCGGCTGGGTGCGTCTGCGTCTGTTAAACGCTTCAAACTCCCGCCGTTATCAATTGCAAATGAGCGATGGTCGCGCACTGCATGTCATTGCCGGCGATCAGGGTTTTTTGCCTGCGCCAGTCTCGGTTAAGCAGCTTTCTCTGGCACCGGGCGAGCGGCGCGAAGTGCTGGTGGATATGACCAACGGCGATGAAGTGTCGATCACCTGCGGTGAAGCGGCGAGCATAATGGATCGCCTGCGCGGCTTCTTTGAACCGTCGAGCATTTTGATCTCCACGCTGGTGTTGACGCTGCGACCGACCGGCCTGCTGCCGCTGGTCACCGACACGTTGCCGATGCGCCTGTTACCGTCCGATATTCAGGCCGGTACGCCAACCCGCAACCGCGATATTACCCTGGGTAGCGATCCGGGCATTAACGGCCAGCTGTGGGATACGCAGCGTATCGATATTACCGCCCAGCAGGGCACCTGGGAGCGCTGGACGGTGCGTGCGGAGATGCCGCAATCGTTCCATATGGAAGGCGTGATGTTCCAGGTGCGCAATGTGAATGGCGCGATGCCTTTCCCGGAAGACCGGGGCTGGAAAGACACGGTCTGGATTGACGGTCAAGTGGAGCTGCTGGTTTGGTTTGGTCAGCCTTCGTGGCCGCATTTCCCGTTCCTGTATCAAAGCCAGACGCTGGAAATGGCCGATCGTGGTTCTGTGGGGCAACTGCTGGTGAACCCCGCGCCATAA
- a CDS encoding YgiQ family radical SAM protein translates to MSAISLIQPDRDLFSWPQYWAACFGPAPFLPMSREEMDQLGWDSCDIILVTGDAYVDHPSFGMAICGRMLEAQGFRVGIIAQPDWNSKDDFMRLGKPNLFFGVTAGNMDSMINRYTADRKLRHDDAYTPDNVAGKRPDRATLVYTQRCKEAWKDVPVILGGIEASLRRTAHYDYWSDTVRRSVLIDAKADMLMFGNGERPLVEVAHRLAAGEPIGEIRDVRNTAIIVKEALPGWSGVDSTRLDTPGKIDPIPHPYGDDLPCADNKPVEPKAQEAKRVTVQPPRPKPWEKTYVLLPSFEKVKADKVLYAHASRILHHETNPGCARALLQKHGDRYIWINPPAIPLSTEEMDSVFALPYKRVPHPAYGNSRIPAYEMIRFSINIMRGCFGGCSFCSITEHEGRIIQSRSEDSIINEIEAIRDTVPGFTGVISDLGGPTANMYMLRCKSPRAEQTCRRLSCVYPDICPHMDTNHQPTIDLYRRARDLKGIKKILIASGVRYDLAVEDPRYVKELATHHVGGYLKIAPEHTEEGPLSKMMKPGMGSYDRFKQLFDTYSKEAGKEQYLIPYFISAHPGTRDEDMVNLALWLKRHRFRLDQVQNFYPSPLANSTTMYYTGKNPLSKIDYKSEEVVVPKGDKQRRLHKALLRYHDPANWPLLRQALEAMGKKHLIGSRRECLVPAPTLDEMREARRQNRQSRPALTKHTPIVHQRSNGKNIAAAPAKKKASRVR, encoded by the coding sequence ATGAGCGCAATATCCCTGATCCAACCGGATCGTGACCTTTTCTCATGGCCCCAGTACTGGGCGGCCTGCTTCGGCCCCGCGCCGTTTTTGCCGATGTCGCGCGAAGAGATGGATCAACTTGGCTGGGATAGCTGCGACATCATTCTGGTGACGGGCGATGCCTATGTCGACCACCCGAGTTTCGGCATGGCCATTTGCGGCCGTATGCTGGAAGCACAGGGCTTTCGCGTTGGCATCATCGCCCAGCCGGACTGGAACAGCAAAGACGACTTTATGCGTCTCGGTAAACCGAACCTGTTTTTCGGCGTGACCGCCGGCAACATGGACTCGATGATCAACCGCTACACCGCCGATCGTAAGCTGCGCCATGACGATGCCTACACGCCGGATAACGTCGCCGGTAAACGCCCGGATCGCGCGACGCTGGTTTATACCCAGCGCTGTAAAGAGGCGTGGAAAGATGTGCCGGTGATCCTCGGCGGTATCGAAGCCAGTCTGCGCCGTACCGCGCATTATGATTACTGGTCTGATACGGTGCGCCGATCGGTGCTGATCGATGCCAAAGCTGACATGCTAATGTTCGGCAACGGCGAGCGCCCGCTGGTGGAAGTGGCGCACCGCCTCGCTGCCGGTGAACCAATCGGTGAAATCCGCGACGTGCGTAACACCGCGATCATTGTCAAAGAAGCGCTGCCGGGCTGGAGCGGTGTGGATTCCACGCGTCTTGATACGCCGGGCAAAATCGATCCGATTCCGCATCCTTACGGCGACGATCTGCCGTGCGCCGATAACAAACCGGTTGAGCCAAAAGCGCAGGAAGCAAAACGCGTTACCGTTCAGCCGCCGCGCCCGAAACCGTGGGAAAAAACCTACGTGCTGCTGCCTTCTTTTGAGAAGGTGAAAGCTGATAAAGTGCTCTACGCGCACGCGTCACGCATTCTGCACCACGAAACGAACCCCGGTTGCGCCCGTGCGCTGCTGCAAAAGCATGGCGATCGTTATATCTGGATTAATCCTCCGGCGATCCCGCTGTCGACCGAGGAGATGGACAGCGTTTTTGCGCTGCCTTACAAGCGCGTGCCGCACCCGGCGTACGGTAACAGCCGTATTCCGGCCTACGAGATGATCCGCTTCTCGATTAACATCATGCGCGGCTGCTTTGGTGGCTGTTCTTTCTGCTCGATCACTGAGCATGAAGGGCGCATTATCCAGAGCCGCTCCGAAGACTCGATCATCAACGAGATCGAAGCGATTCGTGACACGGTGCCCGGTTTTACCGGCGTTATCTCCGATCTTGGCGGCCCAACCGCCAACATGTATATGTTGCGCTGTAAATCACCGCGCGCTGAACAGACGTGTCGTCGTCTCTCCTGTGTTTATCCGGATATCTGTCCGCACATGGACACCAACCACCAGCCAACGATCGATCTCTATCGTCGCGCCCGCGATCTGAAAGGTATCAAGAAGATCCTGATCGCTTCAGGCGTGCGTTACGATCTGGCGGTGGAAGATCCGCGCTATGTGAAAGAACTTGCGACGCACCACGTCGGTGGTTATCTGAAGATTGCCCCGGAGCATACCGAAGAGGGGCCGCTGTCGAAAATGATGAAACCGGGAATGGGCAGCTACGACCGCTTTAAACAGCTGTTCGACACCTATTCTAAAGAGGCGGGTAAAGAGCAGTATCTGATCCCGTACTTTATCTCCGCGCACCCCGGTACGCGCGATGAAGATATGGTGAACCTGGCGCTGTGGCTCAAGCGTCACCGTTTCCGCTTAGATCAGGTGCAGAACTTCTACCCGTCACCGCTGGCTAACTCGACGACCATGTATTACACCGGGAAAAACCCGCTGTCGAAGATCGATTACAAGAGCGAAGAGGTGGTGGTGCCGAAAGGGGATAAACAGCGCCGCCTGCATAAAGCGCTGCTGCGTTATCACGATCCGGCTAACTGGCCGCTGCTGCGCCAGGCGCTGGAAGCGATGGGCAAAAAGCACCTGATTGGTTCACGCCGTGAATGCCTGGTGCCAGCGCCGACGCTTGATGAAATGCGCGAAGCGCGTCGCCAGAATCGCCAGTCGCGCCCGGCATTAACCAAGCACACGCCGATTGTGCATCAGCGCAGCAACGGCAAAAACATCGCCGCTGCGCCAGCGAAGAAAAAAGCCTCACGCGTGCGTTAA
- the dkgA gene encoding 2,5-didehydrogluconate reductase DkgA — MTHPTVIKLSDGNLMPQLGLGVWKASNEEVITAIQKALEVGYRSIDTAAAYKNEEGVGKALASAGVPREELFITTKLWNDDQKHPAEALKTSLKKLQLDYVDLYLMHWPVPAIDHYVEAWQSMIELQKQGLVKSIGVCNFEIHHLQKIIDETSVIPVINQIELHPLMQQRQLHAWNATHKIQTESWSPLAQGGEGVFDQKIIRDLADKYGKTPAQVVIRWHLDSGLVVIPKSVTPARIAENFNVWDFRLDKDELAEIAKLDAGKRLGPDPDQFGG; from the coding sequence ATGACACATCCAACCGTGATTAAGCTTTCTGACGGCAACCTGATGCCGCAACTGGGTCTTGGCGTGTGGAAAGCGAGCAACGAGGAAGTGATAACCGCTATCCAAAAGGCGCTGGAGGTGGGATATCGCTCCATTGATACCGCCGCCGCCTATAAGAACGAAGAGGGCGTTGGCAAAGCCTTAGCCAGCGCAGGCGTACCGCGTGAGGAGTTGTTTATCACCACCAAGCTGTGGAATGACGATCAAAAACATCCCGCCGAAGCGCTGAAAACCAGCCTGAAAAAGCTACAACTGGATTACGTCGATCTCTATCTGATGCACTGGCCGGTTCCGGCTATCGATCATTACGTTGAGGCCTGGCAAAGTATGATCGAGCTGCAAAAACAGGGGCTGGTAAAAAGTATCGGCGTGTGTAATTTCGAGATCCACCATCTGCAAAAGATCATTGATGAAACCAGCGTGATCCCGGTCATCAACCAAATCGAACTGCACCCGTTGATGCAACAACGCCAACTGCATGCCTGGAACGCGACGCATAAAATCCAGACCGAGTCCTGGAGCCCGCTGGCACAGGGAGGCGAAGGGGTGTTTGATCAGAAAATTATTCGCGATCTGGCAGATAAATACGGCAAAACGCCTGCTCAAGTGGTGATCCGCTGGCACCTTGATAGTGGCCTGGTGGTGATCCCGAAATCGGTCACCCCGGCGCGTATCGCCGAGAACTTTAACGTCTGGGATTTCCGCCTGGATAAAGACGAGCTGGCGGAGATCGCCAAACTGGATGCCGGTAAACGGCTGGGCCCGGATCCAGATCAGTTCGGGGGTTAA
- the plsC gene encoding 1-acylglycerol-3-phosphate O-acyltransferase: MLFIFRVIIVVIYSILVCVFGSLYCLLSPRNPKHVATFGHMFGRLAPVFGLKVETRLPPGAEKFGNAIYIANHQSNYDMVTASSIVLPPTVTVGKKSLLWVPFFGQLYWLTGNLLIDRDNRAKAHGTIAEVVKQIQKRNISIWMFPEGTRSRGRGLLPFKTGAFHAAIAAGVPIIPVCVSNNANKVNLNRLRNGLVIVEMLPPVDVSQFGKDQVRQLATHCRELMAAKIAELDKEVAEREATGRV; this comes from the coding sequence ATGCTATTCATTTTTCGCGTCATTATTGTCGTCATCTACTCCATTCTGGTGTGCGTATTCGGCTCTCTCTATTGTTTACTCAGTCCGCGTAATCCTAAACATGTTGCCACCTTCGGTCATATGTTCGGTCGCCTTGCGCCGGTCTTTGGTTTGAAAGTCGAAACCCGTCTGCCGCCAGGCGCGGAAAAGTTCGGTAACGCTATCTATATTGCGAACCACCAGAGCAACTACGATATGGTGACCGCCTCCAGCATTGTGCTGCCGCCAACGGTTACCGTCGGTAAGAAAAGCCTGCTGTGGGTGCCATTCTTCGGTCAGCTTTACTGGCTGACCGGCAATCTGCTCATCGATCGCGATAACCGCGCAAAAGCTCACGGCACCATTGCCGAAGTGGTGAAACAGATCCAGAAACGCAATATTTCCATCTGGATGTTCCCGGAGGGCACCCGCAGCCGCGGTCGCGGTTTGCTGCCGTTTAAAACCGGCGCGTTTCATGCGGCGATTGCCGCCGGTGTTCCGATCATTCCTGTTTGTGTTTCCAACAACGCGAACAAAGTTAATCTCAACCGTCTGCGCAACGGGCTGGTAATTGTCGAGATGTTGCCGCCGGTCGATGTTTCGCAATTTGGTAAAGATCAGGTACGCCAGCTGGCGACGCACTGTCGCGAACTGATGGCGGCCAAAATTGCAGAGCTCGATAAAGAAGTTGCAGAACGCGAAGCAACCGGCCGGGTTTAA
- the yqhD gene encoding alcohol dehydrogenase — MNNFNLHTPTRILFGKGAIANLREQIPTGARVLITYGGGSVKKNGVLDQVYSALQGLDVREFSGIEPNPTYETLMKAVQVVKDENITFLLAVGGGSVLDGTKFIAAAAHYADGIDPWHILQTRGGEIKSALPMGSVLTLPATGSESNAGAVVSRKATGDKQAFHSPFVQPVFAVLDPVYTYTLPPRQVANGVVDAFVHTVEQYVTYPVDGKIQDRFAEGILLTLIEEGPKALQEPENYDVRANVMWAATQALNGLIGAGVPQDWATHMLGHELTAMHGLDHAQTLAVVLPALWNEKRDTKREKLLQYAERVWNIKEGSENERIDAAIEATRNFFEQMGVPTRLSGYGLDGSSIPALLAKLEEHGMTKLGERQDITLDVSRRIYEAAR; from the coding sequence ATGAACAATTTTAATCTGCATACCCCGACCCGCATCCTGTTCGGCAAAGGTGCCATTGCCAATCTGCGTGAGCAAATCCCGACTGGCGCACGTGTGCTGATCACCTACGGTGGCGGCAGCGTGAAGAAAAACGGCGTGCTCGACCAGGTTTACAGCGCGCTGCAAGGGCTGGATGTGCGTGAATTCAGCGGCATCGAACCGAACCCGACCTACGAAACGCTGATGAAAGCGGTACAGGTCGTTAAAGACGAAAACATCACCTTCCTGCTGGCGGTCGGCGGCGGTTCCGTGCTGGACGGCACTAAGTTTATCGCCGCGGCGGCTCATTATGCTGATGGCATTGATCCGTGGCATATCCTGCAAACGCGCGGTGGCGAAATTAAAAGCGCGCTCCCCATGGGTTCCGTGCTGACGCTGCCGGCGACCGGTTCCGAGTCCAACGCAGGCGCAGTGGTGTCACGTAAAGCGACTGGCGACAAACAAGCGTTCCACTCCCCGTTCGTTCAGCCGGTCTTCGCGGTGCTGGACCCGGTCTACACCTATACCCTGCCGCCACGCCAGGTGGCGAATGGCGTGGTTGACGCCTTTGTTCATACCGTTGAGCAGTACGTCACTTATCCGGTCGATGGCAAAATCCAGGATCGCTTTGCCGAAGGCATTCTGCTGACGCTGATTGAAGAAGGCCCGAAAGCGTTGCAGGAGCCGGAAAACTACGACGTCCGTGCCAACGTGATGTGGGCGGCGACACAAGCCCTGAATGGTCTGATTGGTGCGGGTGTGCCGCAGGATTGGGCCACGCACATGCTGGGTCATGAACTGACGGCGATGCATGGTCTTGATCACGCCCAGACGCTGGCTGTGGTTCTGCCTGCGCTGTGGAATGAGAAACGCGATACCAAACGCGAAAAACTGCTGCAATACGCAGAGCGCGTCTGGAACATCAAAGAAGGTTCTGAGAACGAGCGTATCGACGCGGCGATTGAAGCCACGCGCAACTTCTTCGAGCAGATGGGCGTTCCGACCCGCCTTTCAGGTTATGGCCTGGATGGCAGTTCTATTCCGGCGCTGCTGGCGAAACTGGAAGAGCATGGCATGACAAAACTGGGCGAACGCCAGGATATCACGCTCGATGTGAGCCGTCGTATTTACGAAGCGGCACGCTAA
- the parC gene encoding DNA topoisomerase IV subunit A, with amino-acid sequence MSDMAERLALHEFTENAYLNYSMYVIMDRALPFIGDGLKPVQRRIVYAMSELGLNASAKFKKSARTVGDVLGKYHPHGDSACYEAMVLMAQPFSYRYPLVDGQGNWGAPDDPKSFAAMRYTESRLSKYAELLLSELGQGTVDWVPNFDGTMQEPKMLPARLPNILLNGTTGIAVGMATDIPPHNLREVANAAITLIEQPKTTLDELLDIVQGPDYPTEAEIITSRAEIRKIYQNGRGSVRMRAVWKKEDGAVVITALPHQVSGARVLEQIASQMRNKKLPMVDDLRDESDHENPTRLVIVPRSNRVDMEQVMNHLFATTDLEKSYRINLNMIGLDGRPAVKNLLEILTEWLAFRRDTVRRRLNHRLEKVLKRLHILEGLLVAFLNIDEVIEIIRTEDEPKPALMSRFGISETQAEAILELKLRHLAKLEEMKIRGEQDDLAKERDQLQAILASERKMNNLLKKELQADADAFGDDRRSPLHEREEAKAMNEHDMQPSEPVTIVLSQMGWVRSAKGHDIDAQGLSYKAGDSWKSSVKGKSNQPVVFIDSTGRSYAIDPITLPSARGQGEPLTGKLTLPPGATVEHMMMSNEDQKLLMASDAGYGFVCTFNDLVARNRAGKTLISLPENAKVMPPLEIENDSDMLLAITAAGRMLMFPVSELPQLSKGKGNKIIGIPSADAATGADSLAHLYLLPPQSTLTIHVGKRKIKLRPEELQKVQGERGRRGTLMRGLQKIDRVEIDAPSRQGAGDSEE; translated from the coding sequence ATGAGCGATATGGCAGAGCGCCTTGCGCTGCATGAATTTACGGAAAACGCATACCTGAACTACTCCATGTACGTCATCATGGACAGGGCGTTGCCGTTTATCGGTGATGGCCTGAAACCCGTTCAGCGTCGCATCGTTTACGCAATGTCAGAACTGGGGCTGAACGCCAGCGCGAAGTTCAAAAAATCCGCCCGTACCGTGGGCGACGTGCTGGGTAAATACCATCCGCACGGCGACAGCGCCTGCTATGAAGCGATGGTGTTGATGGCGCAGCCGTTCTCTTACCGTTACCCGCTGGTCGACGGCCAGGGTAACTGGGGGGCGCCGGACGATCCGAAATCGTTCGCTGCGATGCGTTACACCGAATCCCGTCTGTCCAAATACGCCGAACTGCTGCTGAGCGAGCTGGGCCAAGGCACCGTTGACTGGGTGCCGAACTTCGACGGCACGATGCAGGAGCCGAAAATGCTGCCTGCGCGCCTGCCGAACATCCTGCTCAACGGTACGACCGGTATTGCAGTCGGTATGGCAACAGATATTCCGCCGCATAACCTGCGCGAAGTGGCCAACGCGGCGATTACCCTGATTGAACAACCGAAAACCACGCTTGATGAGCTGCTGGATATCGTGCAGGGGCCAGACTATCCAACCGAAGCGGAAATCATCACCTCCCGCGCTGAAATCCGCAAAATCTACCAGAACGGTCGCGGTTCGGTGCGTATGCGTGCGGTGTGGAAAAAAGAGGATGGCGCAGTAGTTATTACCGCGCTGCCGCACCAGGTATCTGGCGCGCGCGTGCTGGAGCAAATCGCCAGCCAGATGCGCAATAAAAAGCTGCCGATGGTCGATGATTTGCGTGACGAGTCGGATCATGAAAACCCGACGCGTCTGGTGATCGTGCCGCGCTCCAATCGCGTGGATATGGAGCAGGTGATGAACCACCTGTTCGCCACTACCGATCTGGAAAAAAGCTACCGCATCAACCTGAACATGATCGGCCTGGATGGCCGCCCGGCGGTGAAAAACCTGCTGGAGATCCTCACCGAGTGGCTGGCGTTTCGCCGCGATACCGTGCGTCGTCGCCTGAATCACCGGCTGGAGAAAGTGCTCAAACGCCTGCATATCCTTGAAGGTTTGCTGGTGGCGTTTCTTAATATCGACGAAGTGATCGAAATCATCCGGACGGAAGATGAACCGAAACCGGCGCTGATGTCGCGCTTCGGGATCAGCGAAACGCAGGCAGAAGCGATCCTTGAGTTAAAATTGCGCCATCTCGCCAAACTGGAAGAGATGAAGATCCGCGGCGAGCAGGACGATCTTGCAAAAGAGCGCGATCAGCTGCAGGCAATCCTGGCCTCTGAGCGCAAGATGAATAACTTGCTGAAAAAAGAGCTGCAAGCCGATGCCGACGCATTTGGCGATGATCGCCGTTCACCGCTGCACGAGCGTGAAGAAGCGAAAGCGATGAACGAGCACGATATGCAGCCGTCTGAACCGGTGACCATTGTGCTGTCGCAAATGGGCTGGGTGCGTAGCGCCAAAGGCCACGATATTGACGCGCAGGGGCTGAGCTACAAAGCGGGCGATAGTTGGAAGTCTTCCGTGAAAGGCAAAAGCAACCAACCGGTGGTGTTTATTGATAGCACCGGGCGCAGCTACGCTATAGATCCGATTACGCTGCCTTCCGCACGCGGTCAGGGCGAGCCGTTAACCGGTAAGCTGACACTGCCGCCGGGGGCGACCGTTGAGCATATGATGATGAGCAACGAGGATCAAAAACTGCTGATGGCGTCCGATGCGGGTTATGGCTTCGTTTGTACCTTCAATGATTTAGTGGCGCGTAACCGTGCCGGTAAAACCCTGATCAGCCTGCCGGAAAACGCCAAAGTAATGCCGCCGCTGGAGATCGAGAACGACAGCGACATGCTGCTGGCGATCACCGCCGCAGGCCGTATGTTGATGTTCCCGGTCAGCGAGCTGCCGCAATTGTCGAAAGGTAAAGGCAACAAGATTATCGGTATCCCTTCCGCTGATGCGGCGACTGGCGCAGATAGCCTTGCGCATCTCTATTTGCTGCCGCCACAAAGCACGCTGACCATCCACGTGGGTAAACGCAAAATCAAACTGCGCCCGGAAGAGCTGCAAAAAGTGCAGGGTGAGCGCGGGCGTCGCGGTACGCTGATGCGCGGCCTGCAAAAAATTGATCGCGTCGAGATTGACGCGCCTTCCCGCCAGGGCGCGGGCGACAGCGAAGAGTAA
- a CDS encoding YgiW/YdeI family stress tolerance OB fold protein, protein MKKIAALVAVLTLCSAPVFAANPGGFTGPGVTSQSGGFTGPNGSKATVESAKSLRDDAWVTLRGNIVERISDDTYLFKDSTSTINVDINHKRWNGVTVGPQDTVEIQGEVDKDWNSVEIDVKEIRKVTQ, encoded by the coding sequence TCTGTTCCGCCCCCGTTTTCGCGGCGAATCCTGGCGGCTTTACCGGACCGGGCGTAACCTCGCAAAGCGGCGGTTTTACCGGGCCGAACGGCAGCAAAGCAACCGTTGAAAGCGCGAAATCACTGCGCGACGACGCCTGGGTGACGCTGCGCGGTAATATTGTCGAGCGCATCTCTGATGATACCTATCTGTTCAAAGATTCGACCAGCACCATCAATGTCGATATTAACCACAAGCGCTGGAACGGCGTGACCGTTGGGCCACAAGATACGGTAGAGATCCAGGGCGAAGTCGATAAAGACTGGAATTCAGTCGAAATCGATGTCAAAGAGATCCGCAAAGTCACTCAGTAA